A genomic window from Euryarchaeota archaeon includes:
- a CDS encoding ribbon-helix-helix protein, CopG family, whose protein sequence is MDGTSVGGARKRSIKIPITEALYEDLEKLHNEEGRPLEALIEEALRQYSERHRRGDPHDDADHDEEIAEGTRDHRRLA, encoded by the coding sequence ATGGACGGGACAAGCGTGGGGGGAGCGCGCAAGCGTTCCATCAAGATACCCATCACAGAGGCCCTATACGAGGATCTGGAAAAACTCCACAACGAAGAGGGCCGGCCATTGGAAGCCTTGATCGAGGAGGCGCTGCGCCAATACAGCGAACGACACCGGCGCGGCGACCCCCACGACGACGCCGATCATGACGAGGAGATCGCCGAGGGAACGCGCGACCACAGGCGCCTAGCGTAA
- a CDS encoding TVP38/TMEM64 family protein, translating into MRDVAHKKRRPGAPGSADLALASLLASATEASAQGPQEPAEAIENVMRSRWRARDALGYLLGLALFILLLLLIKAYRLDETALPQLSAAVTSLGIFGPLLYVGAFVVAALLLFPATLMMATGALIFPNIYEATIYAMVGATTGATAAMLVGRRLGKRFAARFLGDRMQQLEEFANDHGFMAVLSLRLTPVPYGFTNYGAGLSKTRLGDFVPATLIGMVPHIFTVVYFTKSAASIQSPSDVLNPGFLLPLLFFLGVASLPLFYRRYKKGRGQSDNQEE; encoded by the coding sequence GTGAGGGACGTAGCGCACAAGAAGCGGCGGCCCGGCGCGCCCGGGTCGGCGGACCTCGCGCTTGCAAGCCTTCTCGCCTCGGCCACCGAAGCCTCGGCCCAAGGGCCCCAGGAACCGGCCGAAGCCATCGAGAACGTGATGCGATCCCGTTGGCGCGCCCGCGACGCCCTCGGTTACCTCCTCGGCCTCGCCCTCTTCATCCTCCTGCTCCTCCTCATCAAGGCCTACCGACTCGATGAGACCGCGCTTCCGCAGCTTTCCGCTGCCGTGACTTCGTTGGGCATCTTCGGCCCCCTCCTATATGTGGGCGCGTTCGTGGTGGCCGCCCTACTCCTCTTCCCCGCCACGCTCATGATGGCGACGGGCGCCCTCATTTTCCCCAACATCTACGAGGCCACGATCTACGCGATGGTGGGCGCCACCACCGGCGCAACGGCCGCGATGCTCGTCGGACGCCGCCTCGGAAAACGCTTCGCCGCGCGTTTCCTCGGGGACAGGATGCAACAACTCGAGGAGTTCGCGAACGACCACGGCTTCATGGCGGTCCTGTCGCTGCGATTGACCCCTGTGCCGTACGGGTTCACCAACTACGGGGCAGGGCTATCAAAGACCCGCCTCGGCGACTTCGTGCCGGCGACGCTAATCGGAATGGTGCCCCACATCTTCACGGTCGTCTACTTCACGAAAAGCGCGGCGTCGATCCAATCCCCGTCGGACGTATTGAACCCCGGGTTCCTTCTTCCCCTTCTCTTCTTCCTCGGCGTCGCCTCGTTGCCCCTGTTCTACAGAAGGTACAAGAAGGGTCGCGGACAATCCGACAATCAAGAGGAATGA
- a CDS encoding type IV pilin N-terminal domain-containing protein, translated as MKANRKFIDREEAVSPVIAVILMVAITVVLAAGVFVLVNQFGASSSNIVQASVNARAYDSSGNGATDAIEFLLTDAPSAPFAPGIVKVQRNGTTLDGSTIALNNFTAQNVSIMVNGTALAQGVSKYIFTTVTQVGPGAEAPAVQTWRNGEKLYIDCAPGPNRITVIISNNGVVDKTINCDE; from the coding sequence ATGAAAGCAAACCGAAAGTTCATCGATAGAGAGGAAGCCGTATCGCCCGTGATTGCGGTCATCTTGATGGTGGCCATCACGGTCGTGCTCGCTGCAGGTGTGTTCGTACTAGTCAACCAGTTCGGGGCGTCGAGCTCGAACATAGTACAGGCGTCCGTCAATGCCCGCGCGTATGACAGCAGCGGGAACGGCGCGACAGATGCGATCGAGTTCTTGTTGACCGATGCGCCATCGGCGCCATTTGCGCCCGGTATCGTGAAGGTTCAGCGTAATGGAACGACTTTGGATGGGTCGACCATCGCCTTGAACAATTTCACGGCCCAGAACGTCTCCATCATGGTGAATGGTACTGCCCTTGCGCAGGGCGTCAGCAAGTACATCTTCACGACCGTGACGCAGGTCGGCCCGGGCGCCGAAGCCCCAGCCGTGCAGACGTGGCGTAACGGTGAGAAGCTCTACATCGACTGCGCGCCGGGTCCGAACAGGATCACCGTGATCATCTCGAACAACGGTGTCGTCGACAAGACTATCAACTGCGACGAGTAG
- a CDS encoding protoheme IX farnesyltransferase translates to MNRLQKVSLATTLIVLLLIVVGGYVTATGSGDACPDWPTCHGRIVPEFTTPVLIEYSHRLVASVAGFAVLALAIVAHQSPRQPRSIVWLSRVALVLVPMQIILGGLRVRNPGIPDLVVLHLAIGSLFFGSLTALTALAFAGNGTDARMRTPEPAGFGETRETWKDYWLLAKPRILFLLVLAALASMIVAAGRSLTLDNMFYTLLGGTLAAASANALNNYFEVDVDSRMHRTMGRPLPAGRVDRGRALLFSLILASAAVIILVAYVNVLSAALAVGGLLFYVVIYTLALKRRTPQNIVIGGAAGMFPALVGWAGATGELSWAAVLLGFLVFLWTPPHFWALAIVYKEDYARANIPMMPNVVGDDATRKQMVAYSVVLLVASILFYYPLGVLREVYLASALILGVLFLYLTILAAREKSIKSAKRLFHFSILYLTALYVMMVVERLFIV, encoded by the coding sequence ATGAACCGGCTCCAGAAGGTCTCCCTCGCGACCACCTTGATCGTGCTCCTCCTCATCGTGGTCGGCGGCTACGTGACGGCCACGGGTTCCGGCGACGCTTGCCCCGACTGGCCCACTTGCCACGGACGCATAGTCCCTGAATTCACGACCCCCGTCCTCATCGAATACAGTCACCGGCTCGTCGCTTCGGTGGCGGGTTTCGCGGTCCTGGCGCTCGCGATAGTCGCCCACCAGTCTCCAAGGCAGCCGCGCTCGATCGTGTGGCTTTCGCGCGTGGCGCTCGTATTGGTCCCGATGCAGATTATCCTCGGCGGGCTCCGCGTGCGTAACCCGGGCATCCCCGACCTCGTAGTCCTTCACCTTGCCATCGGTTCGTTGTTTTTTGGAAGCCTCACGGCTCTCACGGCGCTCGCGTTCGCCGGAAATGGAACCGACGCCCGCATGCGGACACCAGAGCCGGCCGGTTTCGGTGAGACGCGCGAAACATGGAAGGATTATTGGCTTCTTGCAAAGCCCCGCATCCTGTTCCTTCTCGTCCTCGCAGCACTCGCGAGCATGATTGTCGCCGCCGGCCGAAGCCTCACCCTTGACAACATGTTCTACACGTTGCTCGGCGGCACCCTTGCGGCCGCGTCGGCGAACGCCCTGAACAATTACTTCGAAGTGGACGTCGACAGCCGGATGCACCGCACAATGGGGCGGCCGCTACCGGCCGGTCGCGTCGACCGGGGCCGGGCACTGCTATTCAGTCTGATCCTCGCCTCCGCCGCCGTCATCATCCTTGTTGCGTACGTGAACGTCCTCTCGGCGGCACTCGCCGTCGGAGGGTTGCTTTTCTACGTGGTGATATACACGCTGGCCCTCAAGCGCCGCACCCCGCAGAACATAGTCATCGGGGGGGCTGCCGGCATGTTTCCGGCGCTCGTCGGCTGGGCGGGCGCGACGGGGGAGCTCTCGTGGGCCGCAGTGCTTCTCGGCTTTCTCGTCTTCTTGTGGACGCCTCCACATTTCTGGGCCCTAGCCATAGTGTACAAGGAAGACTACGCCAGGGCGAACATCCCGATGATGCCAAACGTCGTCGGCGACGACGCGACCAGGAAACAGATGGTCGCCTATTCCGTCGTCCTCCTCGTCGCGTCGATCCTCTTCTATTATCCTCTTGGGGTACTCCGCGAGGTCTACCTCGCCTCCGCGCTTATCCTCGGCGTCCTCTTCTTGTATTTGACCATCCTCGCGGCGCGCGAGAAGTCGATCAAGTCCGCGAAAAGGCTGTTTCACTTCTCGATCCTATACCTGACGGCCCTTTACGTCATGATGGTTGTAGAGCGCCTGTTCATCGTGTGA
- the trxA gene encoding thioredoxin: MTEGGATYLTDGDFETKVKANKVVLVDFYADWCGPCRIMEPYVQELAREWSGKALVAKLDVDANPATAMRFGVMSIPTTIVFRDGRPIAQMVGAQPKRNLEAALKKAAE, encoded by the coding sequence ATGACTGAAGGCGGCGCGACGTACCTCACGGATGGCGATTTCGAGACGAAAGTGAAGGCCAACAAGGTCGTGCTTGTGGACTTTTATGCGGACTGGTGCGGCCCATGCCGCATAATGGAGCCCTACGTCCAAGAACTGGCGCGCGAGTGGAGCGGAAAGGCGCTCGTTGCGAAACTCGACGTTGATGCGAACCCGGCGACGGCTATGCGGTTCGGCGTCATGTCCATCCCAACGACCATAGTCTTTCGCGACGGCAGGCCAATAGCGCAGATGGTCGGAGCGCAACCGAAACGGAACCTCGAAGCCGCTTTGAAGAAGGCCGCCGAATAG
- a CDS encoding MFS transporter, with protein MAWKWGTARRRAGPADPAQRWYYAFVPKDAARGLLLPLTPLFIVGELRGDLGDVGLVLAAGSLANVAGAILWGHLADKSRHRSAILVASFLGCAIALVFAGAASEVSTYLLWIGAWNFFVAASPPISNVLVMERARSGDWAEAISRFNLVGNYGWILGLLTGAAGFASLEILGAHPSALFYVAAAFFVLSAVVLRLTVPERGFRASLRDYFQHMLFEKRMPEHSGSTGRLTQWLPSTRALRALRDHSRNFSGTLGTYYFATLLFFIGFTSFYTAFPIFLRDDVHLVAGSIFLVYAASSVASTFMYRRSGAIIERGGVVKMQLIALAYRGAMFPVMILVPTFSGGISFLIVALLNASLGLAWALINVTMTLAVPAMAPSQYKGEAIGLLNAVIGVATVVGSYLGGATASEFGYAATFVLAGLLVITGLKLVQLSGYEQNPLLT; from the coding sequence GTGGCGTGGAAATGGGGAACGGCGCGACGGCGCGCAGGGCCCGCGGATCCGGCTCAACGTTGGTATTACGCGTTCGTCCCGAAGGATGCGGCGCGCGGCCTGCTCCTTCCCCTTACGCCTCTTTTCATCGTGGGAGAACTGCGTGGGGACCTAGGGGACGTGGGGCTAGTGCTCGCCGCGGGCAGCCTCGCGAACGTGGCGGGCGCCATCCTCTGGGGCCACCTCGCCGACAAGAGCCGGCATCGTTCGGCCATATTGGTCGCGAGCTTCCTCGGTTGCGCGATCGCCCTCGTCTTCGCCGGGGCCGCCTCCGAGGTCTCTACGTATCTACTGTGGATCGGGGCGTGGAACTTCTTCGTCGCGGCGTCCCCGCCGATAAGCAACGTCCTCGTCATGGAGAGAGCGAGGAGCGGTGATTGGGCGGAGGCGATATCGCGTTTCAACCTTGTCGGCAACTACGGCTGGATCCTCGGGCTTCTCACCGGAGCGGCGGGTTTCGCTTCGTTAGAGATCTTGGGCGCCCATCCAAGCGCCCTATTCTACGTCGCCGCGGCGTTCTTTGTGTTAAGCGCCGTGGTCTTGCGCCTCACCGTGCCCGAACGCGGATTCCGGGCGTCGCTACGCGACTACTTCCAACACATGCTCTTCGAGAAGCGGATGCCGGAGCACTCCGGATCGACCGGAAGGCTCACCCAATGGCTTCCATCGACGCGCGCTTTGCGGGCCCTACGGGACCATTCACGAAACTTCTCCGGTACCCTAGGGACCTACTATTTTGCGACGCTGCTCTTCTTCATCGGGTTCACATCCTTCTACACGGCTTTTCCCATATTCCTTCGAGACGATGTCCATCTAGTTGCCGGCTCCATCTTTCTCGTCTATGCCGCAAGCTCGGTCGCTTCCACTTTCATGTACCGTCGCTCCGGGGCCATCATCGAGCGCGGCGGTGTCGTGAAGATGCAACTGATTGCGCTCGCGTACCGTGGAGCGATGTTCCCAGTGATGATCCTGGTCCCGACGTTTTCCGGCGGGATATCCTTCCTGATCGTGGCCTTGCTCAATGCGAGTCTCGGCCTCGCTTGGGCGCTCATCAACGTGACCATGACCCTGGCGGTCCCGGCCATGGCCCCCTCGCAGTACAAGGGCGAGGCGATAGGGCTCCTCAACGCCGTCATCGGCGTCGCAACAGTAGTCGGGAGCTACCTCGGAGGGGCGACCGCTTCGGAGTTCGGATACGCGGCCACGTTCGTCCTCGCTGGATTGTTGGTGATAACGGGTCTGAAGCTTGTGCAGCTATCCGGTTACGAGCAGAACCCGCTTCTTACGTGA
- a CDS encoding L-2-amino-thiazoline-4-carboxylic acid hydrolase, with protein sequence MAKPAYFSAWVSPLSRGLRLDLRLKTLAGLFFNMGAGIAEFGGEALRDRVIVEPAYEVGKHQGASYARDFEVQGKNAVSSSAGAVIAIETYEAKYEVPRASGGGLEMRITHCPLKDIAAQYGPEAAASCCSSCGEYLRGLVHAVNAEASFEMPERMGWGDDSCRFDVSVKGVKPGPKKFFLPDRVKFMPATTRKEMLVDTFIRFITEATRVSQTGLEKEFAARVMSYAAYPVGKRDGRVLRDVFRITGKDLESAGLTANAMSEVEGIDYDLVATDADRYVWRGAQCPFVDLMPLAKGTASDFICEACRNYNEGLVHSAAEDYVLEIDKRLAAGDPYCEFRAERIPARRQLRRPSRGWVDLGLSRVALLDSGSTYYYIWKLLGETLEPVGRRAAADFIRKSVRLKTVAKDEEGFRRAVEALADAGYGNFSVLEADLSRPRAVFACANSFEADAALSHAEEAAAACHFTRGLLAGMTEEMSGLRGLSSEEIQCAARGDGRCEFVVDRAR encoded by the coding sequence ATGGCGAAGCCTGCGTACTTCTCCGCGTGGGTGAGCCCGCTCTCGAGAGGCCTCCGCCTCGACCTCCGTCTGAAAACTCTTGCCGGCCTCTTTTTCAACATGGGCGCAGGGATAGCGGAATTCGGCGGTGAGGCGCTACGCGACCGGGTGATAGTCGAACCCGCCTACGAGGTCGGCAAACACCAGGGCGCCTCGTATGCACGCGACTTCGAGGTGCAGGGGAAGAACGCGGTCTCATCGTCTGCCGGCGCCGTAATCGCCATCGAGACGTACGAGGCGAAATACGAGGTGCCGCGGGCATCTGGAGGCGGACTCGAGATGCGGATAACGCATTGCCCGCTGAAGGACATCGCCGCGCAGTACGGTCCGGAGGCCGCCGCCTCCTGCTGTTCGTCCTGCGGCGAGTACCTGCGCGGCCTCGTCCATGCGGTGAACGCCGAGGCGAGCTTCGAGATGCCGGAGCGCATGGGCTGGGGCGACGACTCTTGCCGCTTCGACGTGTCGGTCAAAGGCGTGAAACCCGGGCCAAAGAAGTTCTTCCTCCCGGACCGCGTCAAGTTCATGCCGGCGACGACCCGCAAGGAAATGCTCGTGGACACGTTCATCCGGTTCATCACGGAGGCGACGCGGGTATCGCAAACGGGACTTGAGAAGGAGTTCGCCGCGCGCGTGATGAGCTACGCGGCTTACCCCGTGGGAAAGCGCGACGGGCGGGTCTTGCGCGACGTCTTCCGGATCACGGGAAAAGACCTTGAAAGCGCCGGCCTCACCGCGAACGCGATGAGCGAGGTGGAGGGGATCGATTACGATCTCGTGGCGACGGATGCCGACCGCTACGTGTGGCGCGGGGCCCAATGCCCCTTCGTCGACCTCATGCCGCTTGCCAAAGGCACGGCGAGCGATTTCATCTGCGAGGCTTGCCGCAACTACAACGAGGGGCTCGTCCACTCGGCGGCCGAGGACTACGTCTTGGAGATCGACAAGCGCCTCGCTGCCGGCGACCCTTACTGTGAGTTCCGCGCCGAGCGCATCCCCGCCCGACGGCAGCTTCGCCGGCCGTCGCGCGGCTGGGTCGACCTAGGGCTCTCGCGCGTGGCGCTCCTCGATTCGGGCTCGACCTACTATTACATCTGGAAACTCTTGGGCGAAACACTCGAACCCGTGGGACGGCGCGCCGCGGCGGACTTCATCAGGAAGAGTGTGAGGTTGAAGACCGTGGCAAAGGACGAGGAGGGGTTCCGGCGCGCCGTCGAGGCGCTCGCCGATGCGGGCTACGGCAACTTCAGCGTCCTCGAGGCTGACCTGTCGAGGCCGCGGGCCGTCTTCGCCTGCGCCAACAGTTTCGAGGCCGACGCGGCCTTGAGCCACGCGGAGGAAGCGGCCGCCGCGTGCCACTTCACGCGCGGGCTTCTTGCCGGCATGACGGAGGAGATGAGCGGCCTACGAGGACTTTCGTCTGAGGAGATCCAGTGCGCGGCGCGAGGGGACGGGCGCTGCGAGTTCGTGGTGGATCGCGCCCGATAG
- a CDS encoding phosphoribosylformylglycinamidine cyclo-ligase produces the protein MTTEKPKKLTYADSGVDIEKADKAKKALIKSLAFKRTGVGAPIDLYWGYAGLVDFGDSALVLCTDGVGTKLEVATAMKKWDTVGIDCIAMNVNDCICVGAEPMAIVDYLVLPRADAETTRQLGIGLTEGARQANVSIIGGETAIMPEIVNGIDFSATCLGSVKKDKIITGEKIQPGDTIIGVSASGVHSNGYTLIRRILREKAISYADPAFDGKTWGDLLIEPTRIYVRAIMELIQRVDVHGLANITGGGVTKFSRLNRKAEFLLDSPMKPTRLFTEIQKLGDVDTKEMYRTFNMGMGFAVIVKDRDADDALSVLQKHFPAQAVGRVSVGSGVWIPSLDLRY, from the coding sequence GTGACCACGGAAAAACCCAAGAAACTCACCTACGCGGACTCCGGCGTCGACATCGAAAAGGCCGACAAGGCCAAGAAGGCACTCATCAAGTCGCTCGCCTTCAAACGGACCGGCGTTGGCGCGCCCATCGACCTCTACTGGGGCTACGCCGGCCTCGTGGACTTCGGCGACTCGGCGCTCGTCCTTTGCACCGACGGGGTGGGGACCAAGCTCGAGGTCGCAACGGCGATGAAGAAGTGGGACACGGTCGGGATCGACTGCATCGCCATGAACGTGAACGATTGTATCTGTGTCGGCGCAGAACCGATGGCCATCGTCGATTACCTAGTGCTCCCCAGGGCCGACGCCGAGACGACGCGGCAACTCGGGATCGGCCTCACGGAAGGCGCACGGCAGGCGAACGTGAGCATCATAGGCGGCGAGACGGCCATCATGCCGGAGATCGTGAACGGCATCGACTTCTCGGCGACGTGTCTAGGCTCCGTGAAGAAAGACAAGATAATCACCGGTGAGAAGATCCAGCCCGGCGACACGATCATCGGGGTCAGCGCGTCCGGCGTCCACAGCAATGGTTACACGTTGATCCGGAGAATCCTTCGGGAAAAGGCAATCAGCTATGCCGATCCCGCCTTCGACGGGAAGACATGGGGCGATCTCCTCATAGAGCCGACCCGGATCTATGTCAGGGCGATCATGGAGCTCATCCAACGCGTGGATGTCCATGGCCTCGCGAACATCACCGGTGGCGGCGTCACGAAATTCAGCCGCCTCAACAGGAAAGCGGAGTTCCTCCTTGACTCGCCGATGAAACCGACGAGGCTTTTCACCGAGATCCAAAAACTCGGCGATGTCGATACCAAGGAGATGTACCGGACTTTCAACATGGGGATGGGCTTCGCGGTCATCGTCAAGGACCGTGACGCCGACGATGCGCTTTCGGTGCTTCAGAAGCACTTCCCGGCGCAGGCCGTGGGACGCGTCTCCGTGGGAAGCGGCGTTTGGATCCCGAGTCTGGATCTACGCTACTGA
- a CDS encoding 50S ribosome-binding GTPase: MFAALLQRIIRPLQRLFGAGDGTIGIYGAPNAGKTMLANRICQDWNVEAQGSVSEVAHETRSVREIKRVRLASEKGGMTIDIVDTPGLASRVTALDMEMQWGLDSDDAASRARQATEGIVQAIGHLNRVSGLVLVVDSTERPDNPVNMKLLEHAKARKLPVVVAVNKIDLPQSDVTRVSDALREYRIVPISALNRWNFDTFYNAMFEEFRN, translated from the coding sequence ATGTTCGCTGCGCTTCTTCAGCGCATCATCCGGCCGCTGCAGCGCCTCTTCGGTGCCGGAGACGGCACGATAGGCATCTACGGCGCCCCGAACGCAGGCAAGACGATGCTTGCGAACCGCATCTGCCAGGATTGGAACGTGGAAGCGCAAGGGTCGGTGAGCGAAGTCGCCCACGAGACGCGTAGCGTCCGCGAGATCAAACGGGTACGGCTCGCCTCCGAGAAAGGCGGCATGACGATCGACATCGTGGACACGCCGGGCCTTGCCTCAAGAGTCACCGCCCTCGACATGGAGATGCAATGGGGCCTCGACTCGGATGACGCCGCCTCGCGGGCCCGACAGGCGACGGAGGGGATAGTCCAGGCGATCGGACACCTCAATAGGGTCTCGGGGCTCGTCCTCGTGGTCGATTCGACCGAACGGCCCGACAACCCGGTGAACATGAAGCTCCTCGAACACGCAAAGGCACGAAAGCTCCCGGTGGTGGTCGCGGTCAACAAGATCGACCTGCCGCAATCGGACGTCACGCGTGTCTCGGACGCGCTTCGCGAGTACCGGATCGTGCCTATAAGCGCCCTGAACAGGTGGAACTTCGACACCTTCTACAACGCGATGTTCGAGGAATTCCGCAATTGA
- a CDS encoding sulfite oxidase-like oxidoreductase — translation MGPKERVPPGQDVTGLFPVLHAGSIPAFDEKTWAFRVYGAVENPIRFSYAEFMRLAKKEVLCDIHCVTSWSKLDTKWGGVGFKTLMEMARPTAKAKYVVMECEQGFTTNLPFSDMDRDDVLIAYEYDGKKLTGEHGFPLRTLVPHKYFWKSAKWVRALRLQEEDEPGFWEVRGYSNSADPWKEERYW, via the coding sequence GTGGGCCCGAAGGAACGCGTGCCGCCCGGCCAAGACGTCACGGGACTCTTCCCCGTCCTCCACGCGGGCTCGATCCCCGCCTTCGACGAGAAGACATGGGCGTTCAGGGTCTATGGCGCCGTCGAGAACCCGATCCGCTTCTCGTACGCCGAATTCATGAGGCTCGCAAAGAAGGAGGTGCTGTGCGACATCCACTGCGTCACCTCTTGGAGCAAGCTCGACACCAAATGGGGCGGCGTGGGCTTCAAGACCCTCATGGAGATGGCACGACCGACGGCGAAGGCCAAGTACGTCGTTATGGAGTGCGAGCAGGGCTTCACGACGAACCTCCCCTTTTCGGACATGGACCGCGACGATGTCCTCATCGCGTACGAATACGACGGCAAGAAACTCACGGGAGAGCACGGTTTTCCGCTGCGCACCCTCGTCCCCCACAAGTACTTCTGGAAAAGCGCCAAATGGGTGCGGGCGCTAAGGCTCCAAGAGGAGGACGAGCCGGGATTCTGGGAGGTCAGGGGTTATAGCAACAGCGCTGACCCTTGGAAGGAAGAGCGTTACTGGTGA
- a CDS encoding aconitate hydratase — protein sequence MEKGVAVARRRLGRPLTLTEKIVFGHLAYPEEQELERGKAYLQLNPDRVAMQDATAQTAILQFMSAGIPTVAVPTTVHCDHLIQAQSGAASDLPIALEQNKEVYDFLESASTKYGIGFWRPGAGIIHQVVFEQYAFPGGMMIGTDSHTPNGGGLGMFAAGVGGADAVDVMAGFPWEVLHPKIIGVKLTGELNGWAAPKDVILKLAGLLTVKGGTNAVIEYFGPGTKSISATGKGTITNMGAEVGATTSIFPYDERMATYLRSTGREGLADLAARNVALLRCDPEVEAHPEAFYDQVVEIDLSTLEPHLVGPHRPDLARPVSTMKAAVASEKYPSKISVALIGSCTNSSFVDFSRVADVARQAKSHGLDMPIPLLVTPGSEQVNLTIKRDGQMSEIQAVGATVLANACGPCIGQWKRPELKPGETNVIVTSYNRNFPKRNDGNANTLAFMGSPEVVMAYGLAGRLDFNPLTDELTGKDGRKFRLNAPAKAPEVPARGFERDVAGYVAPARDPSRVEVKVKPSSERIAVLAPFDKWDGKDFHRLPLLLKARGQCTTDHISPAGSWLRFRGHLDKISDNMFTAATNAFTGEPGKGVNQETGDTDTFPQIARHYKRMGLRWVVVGDENYGEGSSREHAAMEPRFLGGGAIIARSFARIHETNLKKQGLLPLKFADPRDYDKVKERDRISISGLAGLAPGKDLTVTLRHEDGSEESFAVRHTFSKEQVEWFKAGSALNVLKERR from the coding sequence ATGGAGAAAGGCGTGGCCGTCGCACGTCGCCGCCTCGGCCGCCCGTTGACCCTCACCGAGAAGATCGTCTTCGGACACTTGGCTTACCCGGAGGAACAGGAACTCGAGCGGGGCAAGGCGTACCTGCAATTGAACCCTGACCGTGTCGCGATGCAGGACGCCACCGCCCAGACGGCGATTCTCCAGTTCATGAGCGCGGGGATACCGACCGTGGCGGTCCCGACGACCGTTCATTGCGATCACCTCATCCAGGCGCAATCAGGCGCGGCAAGCGATCTCCCCATCGCCTTGGAGCAGAACAAGGAGGTCTATGATTTCCTTGAATCCGCGTCGACGAAGTACGGGATAGGCTTCTGGAGGCCGGGGGCCGGAATCATCCACCAGGTCGTCTTCGAACAATACGCGTTCCCCGGCGGCATGATGATCGGCACCGACAGCCACACGCCGAACGGCGGCGGCCTCGGGATGTTCGCGGCCGGCGTCGGTGGCGCGGACGCCGTCGATGTGATGGCGGGTTTCCCGTGGGAAGTGCTCCACCCGAAGATCATCGGCGTGAAGCTGACGGGTGAACTCAACGGGTGGGCGGCGCCGAAGGACGTGATACTCAAGCTCGCGGGGCTTCTCACGGTCAAAGGCGGCACGAACGCCGTCATCGAATACTTCGGCCCCGGCACAAAGTCCATCTCGGCCACCGGCAAAGGGACCATCACCAACATGGGGGCGGAGGTGGGCGCCACTACCAGCATCTTCCCGTACGACGAACGCATGGCCACGTACCTCCGTTCGACCGGGAGGGAAGGTCTTGCCGACCTGGCCGCGCGTAACGTCGCTCTTCTTCGCTGCGACCCCGAGGTCGAGGCGCATCCGGAAGCCTTCTACGATCAAGTGGTCGAGATCGACCTTTCGACGCTTGAGCCGCACCTTGTGGGCCCGCACCGGCCGGATCTCGCCCGCCCTGTTTCGACGATGAAGGCGGCCGTGGCGAGCGAAAAGTACCCGTCGAAGATCAGCGTCGCCCTCATCGGCTCCTGCACCAACTCGTCCTTCGTGGACTTCTCCCGCGTCGCGGACGTCGCCCGCCAGGCCAAGTCGCACGGCCTCGACATGCCGATACCCCTCCTTGTCACACCGGGCTCGGAACAGGTGAACCTGACCATCAAGCGCGACGGCCAGATGTCGGAGATCCAAGCGGTAGGCGCCACCGTCTTGGCGAACGCCTGCGGTCCATGCATCGGCCAATGGAAACGCCCCGAGCTCAAACCCGGGGAGACGAACGTCATCGTGACGTCGTACAACAGGAACTTCCCCAAGCGTAACGACGGGAACGCGAACACGCTCGCCTTCATGGGAAGCCCCGAGGTCGTCATGGCGTACGGCCTTGCTGGCCGGCTTGACTTCAACCCGCTCACCGACGAACTCACGGGGAAAGACGGTCGCAAGTTCAGGCTCAATGCCCCCGCGAAGGCGCCAGAGGTGCCGGCGCGCGGTTTCGAGCGCGACGTTGCCGGTTACGTTGCGCCGGCCCGGGACCCTTCGAGGGTAGAGGTCAAGGTGAAGCCGTCGTCGGAAAGGATAGCGGTTCTCGCTCCATTCGACAAGTGGGACGGCAAGGACTTCCATCGCCTGCCGCTACTACTGAAGGCGCGCGGCCAATGCACGACCGACCACATCAGTCCGGCGGGATCTTGGCTGCGCTTCCGCGGTCACTTGGACAAGATCAGCGACAACATGTTCACGGCCGCCACGAACGCCTTCACGGGCGAACCGGGAAAAGGCGTCAACCAGGAGACGGGGGACACGGATACGTTCCCCCAGATCGCAAGACATTACAAGAGGATGGGCCTTCGCTGGGTCGTCGTCGGGGACGAGAACTATGGTGAGGGCTCGTCGCGAGAGCACGCAGCGATGGAGCCGCGTTTTCTTGGCGGCGGCGCGATAATCGCGCGCAGTTTCGCCCGCATCCACGAGACGAACCTCAAGAAGCAGGGATTGTTGCCCCTGAAGTTCGCCGACCCCCGCGACTACGACAAGGTGAAGGAGCGGGACCGGATATCGATCTCCGGATTGGCGGGGCTTGCGCCCGGAAAGGATCTCACCGTTACGCTCCGCCACGAAGACGGGTCCGAGGAGTCCTTCGCGGTCCGGCACACTTTCAGCAAGGAGCAGGTCGAGTGGTTCAAGGCGGGGAGCGCTTTGAACGTACTAAAAGAAAGGCGTTGA